One Micromonospora sp. WMMD812 genomic window carries:
- a CDS encoding ABC transporter substrate-binding protein codes for MSVTPRRGRARTASLLALVLLTAAACNQDGPGASEAGSIKIGLLASLSGTYQAVGTEIRDGFELYLSTHDGKLGGRTVDLVVADEGNGAPTAVPAATKLLKQDRVAALTGIVGGGSVAAVYPLLNETKVPLVGSNGRPELKDVSRIWHTSYLSDEPGEAIAQHVRDNVKGSVYAIGPDYQGGWDELRGFTEAFAKAGGTLANPDGKTTFTPFPTTTNFTPYFARIKASGANAVFTFYAGSAAVDFVKQYAQSEIRDLPLYAAGFLTEGGVLDAQGEAARDIYSVLNYSPDLDNAENRAFVAAWKAEHDGSPTTYAMASYDAAAVLDRAIGAAGDNPTPESINEAIGKLGQIASPRGTWQFSTTTHSPVQKWYLRQVRQDGRALSNTVVGDLATVGR; via the coding sequence ATGTCTGTCACCCCTCGGCGCGGCCGCGCCCGCACCGCCAGCCTGCTCGCCCTCGTCCTGCTCACCGCGGCCGCCTGCAACCAGGACGGGCCGGGCGCGAGCGAAGCTGGCTCGATCAAGATCGGCCTGCTGGCGTCGCTCTCGGGCACCTACCAGGCGGTGGGCACGGAGATCCGCGACGGTTTCGAGCTCTACCTGTCCACGCACGACGGCAAGCTCGGCGGACGCACCGTCGACCTCGTGGTCGCCGACGAGGGCAACGGCGCGCCGACCGCGGTGCCGGCCGCGACCAAGCTGCTCAAGCAGGACCGCGTCGCCGCGCTCACCGGCATCGTCGGGGGCGGCTCGGTCGCCGCCGTCTACCCGCTGCTCAACGAGACCAAGGTGCCGCTCGTCGGCTCGAACGGCCGGCCGGAGCTCAAGGACGTGTCCCGGATCTGGCACACCTCCTACCTGTCCGACGAGCCCGGTGAGGCGATCGCCCAGCACGTGCGCGACAACGTGAAGGGCTCGGTCTACGCGATCGGTCCGGACTACCAGGGCGGCTGGGACGAGCTGCGCGGCTTCACCGAGGCCTTCGCCAAGGCCGGCGGCACGCTGGCCAACCCGGACGGCAAGACCACGTTCACCCCGTTCCCGACCACCACCAACTTCACCCCGTACTTCGCCCGGATCAAGGCGTCCGGGGCGAACGCCGTCTTCACCTTCTACGCGGGCAGCGCCGCGGTGGACTTCGTCAAGCAGTACGCCCAGTCGGAGATCCGGGATCTTCCGCTCTACGCCGCCGGCTTCCTCACCGAGGGCGGGGTGCTCGACGCGCAGGGCGAGGCCGCCCGTGACATCTACTCCGTGCTGAACTACTCGCCGGACCTCGACAACGCCGAGAACCGAGCCTTCGTCGCGGCCTGGAAGGCCGAGCACGACGGCTCCCCGACGACGTACGCCATGGCCTCGTACGACGCGGCGGCGGTGCTCGACCGGGCGATCGGCGCCGCCGGGGACAATCCCACGCCGGAGAGCATCAACGAGGCCATCGGCAAGCTCGGGCAGATCGCCAGCCCTCGCGGCACCTGGCAGTTCTCCACCACCACCCACTCACCGGTGCAGAAGTGGTACCTGCGCCAGGTCCGCCAGGACGGTCGGGCGCTCTCCAACACCGTCGTCGGTGATCTCGCGACTGTCGGCCGATGA
- a CDS encoding ABC transporter ATP-binding protein, with amino-acid sequence MLRLDRVSAGYYGGTVLHDVTLHVPPGSIQAVVGRNGAGKSTLVHTIAGLVRPQQGRIEIGGVQVAGRQPHRIARSGVGLVPQGRRVFSRLTVAEHLVLAAAPWRAATPGGEGWTVTRVLELLPRLAVRLRHRGDQLSGGEQQMLAIARALLGQPRVLLLDEPCEGLAPDLAARVRDLVGGLAGTGLTVLLVEQQLQHAIDIADRVAVLEYGRLVYDRPSTEARADPATLAAMLSIATVATSPAPGPAPGLWADAPQSSRPPREG; translated from the coding sequence ATGCTGCGGCTGGACCGGGTCTCCGCCGGCTACTACGGCGGGACCGTGCTGCACGACGTGACGCTCCACGTGCCGCCCGGGAGCATCCAGGCGGTGGTCGGCCGCAACGGCGCGGGCAAGTCCACCCTGGTGCACACGATCGCCGGCCTGGTCCGGCCGCAACAGGGCCGGATCGAGATCGGCGGGGTGCAGGTGGCCGGACGCCAGCCGCACCGCATCGCCCGGTCCGGGGTCGGGCTGGTCCCGCAGGGGCGGCGGGTCTTCTCCCGGCTGACGGTGGCCGAGCATCTCGTCCTGGCCGCCGCGCCCTGGCGTGCCGCGACGCCCGGCGGCGAGGGCTGGACGGTGACCCGCGTCCTGGAGCTGCTGCCCCGGCTGGCGGTGCGGCTGCGCCACCGCGGCGACCAGCTGTCCGGTGGTGAGCAGCAGATGCTGGCGATCGCCCGGGCACTGCTCGGCCAGCCCCGGGTGCTGCTGCTCGACGAGCCGTGCGAGGGGCTCGCCCCCGACCTCGCGGCCCGGGTCCGGGACCTCGTCGGCGGCCTGGCCGGCACCGGGCTCACCGTGCTCCTGGTCGAGCAGCAGCTCCAGCACGCCATCGACATCGCCGACCGGGTCGCGGTGCTGGAGTACGGGCGGCTGGTCTACGACCGGCCGTCCACCGAGGCACGGGCCGACCCGGCGACGCTGGCCGCGATGTTGAGCATCGCCACCGTCGCCACGTCGCCGGCCCCCGGACCGGCGCCCGGGCTCTGGGCCGACGCCCCGCAGTCGTCACGACCACCTAGGGAAGGGTGA
- a CDS encoding ATP-binding cassette domain-containing protein, with the protein MTPLLAARGITVRYGSLAALDAVDLRVDHGQRHALIGPNGAGKTTLLDVIAGATRPAGGRVRLAGRDVTRRGPAARARRGVGRIHQRPAVWSTLTVTENVQVAALPHAARPGRWQPGAARRAARRTAGTLLDRVGLADLAALPAGQLAHGQRRQLEIAMALAGRPRLLLLDEPAAGLSATEVGRLVDFLRELPRAVAVLLVEHRLDLVYELCDTVTVLRDGRTLAAGTPDEIRASDLVRRAYAEGVA; encoded by the coding sequence ATGACCCCGCTGCTGGCCGCGCGCGGCATCACCGTCCGGTACGGATCACTGGCCGCGCTGGACGCGGTGGACCTCCGCGTCGACCACGGTCAACGGCACGCGCTCATCGGGCCCAACGGCGCCGGGAAAACCACCCTGCTCGACGTCATCGCCGGGGCCACCCGGCCGGCCGGCGGGCGGGTCCGACTCGCGGGCCGAGACGTCACCCGGCGCGGGCCGGCGGCCCGGGCGCGGCGCGGCGTCGGCCGGATCCACCAGCGGCCCGCCGTCTGGTCCACCCTCACGGTGACCGAGAACGTGCAGGTCGCCGCGTTGCCGCACGCCGCCCGGCCGGGCCGGTGGCAGCCCGGCGCGGCCCGGCGCGCGGCCCGCCGCACCGCCGGCACTCTGCTCGACCGGGTCGGCCTGGCCGACCTCGCCGCGCTGCCCGCCGGCCAGCTCGCCCACGGTCAGCGGAGACAACTGGAGATCGCCATGGCGCTGGCCGGGCGGCCCCGGCTGCTGCTGCTCGACGAGCCCGCCGCCGGGCTCTCCGCCACCGAGGTCGGCCGGCTGGTCGACTTCCTCCGGGAACTGCCCCGGGCGGTGGCCGTCCTGCTGGTCGAGCACCGGCTGGACCTGGTCTACGAACTCTGCGACACGGTCACCGTGCTGCGCGACGGCCGCACCCTCGCCGCCGGCACGCCCGACGAGATCCGCGCCTCCGACCTGGTGCGGCGGGCCTACGCCGAGGGGGTGGCCTGA
- a CDS encoding DUF2267 domain-containing protein has product MKHHEFVAAVRQRGEYGSAAEAEAVIRAVLSVLAARLTPAEAHDLASQLPQGIAEILEDQHEPTLQLSAQEFLNRIAAGTGATTRTAQWDAGAVLTTLADAVSWGELNQVITQLPSGYAVLFGTKA; this is encoded by the coding sequence GTGAAACACCACGAGTTCGTCGCCGCCGTACGCCAGCGCGGTGAGTACGGCAGCGCGGCGGAGGCCGAGGCGGTCATCCGCGCCGTCCTCAGCGTGCTCGCCGCGCGCCTGACCCCGGCCGAGGCCCACGACCTCGCCTCCCAGCTGCCGCAGGGCATCGCCGAGATCCTCGAGGACCAGCACGAGCCGACCCTGCAACTGTCGGCGCAGGAGTTCCTCAACCGCATCGCCGCCGGCACCGGGGCGACGACGCGGACGGCCCAGTGGGATGCCGGCGCGGTGCTGACGACGCTGGCGGACGCGGTGAGCTGGGGCGAACTCAACCAGGTGATCACCCAGCTGCCGTCCGGCTACGCCGTACTCTTCGGCACCAAGGCATGA
- a CDS encoding branched-chain amino acid ABC transporter permease encodes MSTVAAGTARIDPYVIPALDGVAYGLLVFVAAAGLVFCFGVAGILNLAHGTLYAIGGYTAAALLDGGWPSLALALGVGVAAATAGGVVLAGLLTRAASRNHLTQALLTFGVALAGGSLLVSAFGPDDRPVHVPAALDGSVSVAGHRYAAYRLVFIVVAALLAGLLYLTVRRTRAGMLVRAAVDDAEMVACLGASPTRIRVGVLAAAGALAGAAGVLGAPIIGPGPDTADTVLLLSLVVVVLGGLGSLTGTLLAALLVGEIQTLGVALAPSAAPFLLFAAMAAVLAVRARGLATARRAT; translated from the coding sequence ATGAGCACGGTGGCGGCCGGCACGGCCCGGATCGACCCGTACGTCATCCCCGCGCTGGACGGCGTGGCCTACGGCCTGCTCGTCTTCGTCGCCGCGGCCGGGTTGGTCTTCTGCTTCGGGGTCGCCGGCATCCTCAACCTCGCCCACGGCACGCTCTACGCCATCGGCGGCTACACGGCGGCGGCCCTGCTGGACGGCGGCTGGCCCAGCCTGGCGCTGGCACTGGGGGTCGGCGTCGCCGCCGCCACCGCCGGCGGGGTGGTGCTGGCCGGGTTGCTCACCCGGGCCGCTTCGCGCAACCACCTCACCCAGGCGCTGCTGACCTTCGGGGTGGCGCTGGCCGGCGGCAGCCTGCTCGTCTCCGCGTTCGGGCCCGACGACCGCCCGGTCCACGTCCCCGCCGCGCTCGACGGGTCCGTGTCGGTGGCCGGCCACCGGTACGCCGCGTACCGGCTGGTCTTCATCGTCGTCGCCGCGCTGCTGGCCGGCCTGCTCTATCTCACCGTGCGCCGCACCCGGGCCGGAATGCTGGTCCGCGCCGCCGTCGACGACGCCGAGATGGTCGCGTGCCTCGGTGCCAGCCCGACCCGGATCCGGGTCGGTGTGCTCGCCGCCGCCGGAGCGCTCGCCGGCGCCGCCGGTGTGCTCGGCGCGCCGATCATCGGCCCCGGGCCGGACACCGCCGACACCGTGCTCCTGCTCTCCCTGGTGGTCGTGGTGCTCGGCGGTCTCGGGTCGCTGACCGGCACGCTGCTCGCCGCGCTCCTGGTGGGGGAGATCCAGACCCTCGGTGTGGCCCTCGCCCCGTCGGCGGCGCCCTTCCTGCTCTTCGCGGCCATGGCCGCCGTGCTCGCGGTCCGCGCGCGGGGCCTCGCCACCGCGAGGAGGGCGACGTGA
- a CDS encoding methyltransferase domain-containing protein, translating to MRTETIDSEYAFDNAAAEAVPQLRALEAFLDPITMRRLAPPVLCQAARCWEVGAGGGSVAHGMAWAVGADGHVLATDIDTSRLAPTANLDVRRHDVRTELPPGAAFDLVHARLVLLHLPERRHILRSLTGALAPGGWLVVEEFDCTAPLRVLTAPNDDAAKLFGQVADAMLGILQGHGADLAWAQDVHAEMTYAGLVDVDTVTHAESWAGESSGASLYETNSRQLEPELLEAGFTPGQLEAFRKLLRDPAFAVMSYEFVSTRGRRLPG from the coding sequence ATGCGCACGGAGACCATCGACAGCGAGTACGCCTTCGACAACGCCGCCGCCGAGGCGGTGCCCCAGCTGCGCGCGCTGGAGGCGTTCCTCGACCCGATCACCATGCGCCGACTCGCGCCGCCGGTCCTCTGCCAGGCCGCCCGATGCTGGGAGGTGGGCGCCGGAGGCGGGTCGGTGGCGCACGGCATGGCCTGGGCGGTCGGCGCGGACGGCCACGTGCTGGCCACCGACATCGACACCTCGCGACTGGCCCCGACGGCCAACCTCGACGTCCGCCGGCACGACGTGCGCACCGAGCTGCCGCCGGGGGCGGCGTTCGACCTGGTCCACGCCCGGCTGGTGCTGCTGCACCTACCGGAGCGCCGGCACATCCTCCGGTCGCTCACCGGCGCGCTCGCTCCCGGGGGGTGGTTGGTGGTCGAGGAGTTCGACTGCACCGCGCCACTGCGGGTGCTGACCGCACCCAACGACGACGCGGCGAAGCTCTTCGGCCAGGTCGCCGACGCGATGCTCGGCATCCTCCAGGGTCACGGCGCCGACCTGGCCTGGGCGCAGGACGTGCACGCCGAGATGACGTACGCCGGCCTCGTCGACGTCGACACCGTCACGCACGCGGAGAGCTGGGCCGGCGAGTCCAGTGGAGCGTCGCTGTACGAGACGAACTCGCGGCAGCTGGAACCGGAGCTGCTGGAGGCCGGGTTCACCCCCGGCCAGTTGGAGGCGTTCCGCAAGCTCCTGCGCGATCCGGCGTTCGCGGTGATGTCCTACGAGTTCGTGTCCACGCGCGGCCGGCGGCTGCCCGGGTAG
- a CDS encoding branched-chain amino acid ABC transporter permease: MRDELIRPLRRTVAAVVLAGLVLAPWMVDDYTAAILARTLALGLVGVSVALLTGVAGLPTLGQTAPYAAGAYACVVVGGSVSDVGVVRFAVAAAAGAALAALTVPLVVSARGVVVLMITLAVGELVVTVVGRWRSVTGGTDGLAGISPIRPFWGLPVLATDRARYLYTLVVVAVAVGALLLVLRTRVGLVLRAGRDDEARLRASGHRIAAHVAGVHIAAGAIAGGAGSLLVVAQQYVSPADFSFDTSALLLLGVVIGGTASVGGALLGAALVIAARDWLFGLLPGQAPLVLGAVFIATVYLLPGPGHGRSRRWGRPHPGIRPRPSGPRPAREPVRTEVRA, translated from the coding sequence GTGAGGGACGAGCTGATCCGCCCGCTGCGCCGCACGGTGGCGGCCGTCGTGCTGGCCGGACTCGTCCTGGCGCCCTGGATGGTCGACGACTACACCGCGGCGATCCTCGCGCGCACGCTCGCCCTCGGCCTGGTCGGGGTGAGCGTCGCCCTGCTGACCGGGGTGGCGGGCCTGCCCACCCTCGGCCAGACCGCACCGTACGCGGCCGGCGCGTACGCCTGCGTGGTGGTCGGCGGGAGCGTCTCCGACGTCGGGGTCGTGCGGTTCGCCGTCGCGGCGGCGGCGGGCGCGGCGCTGGCCGCGCTGACCGTCCCGCTCGTGGTGTCGGCCCGCGGGGTGGTCGTCCTCATGATCACCCTGGCGGTCGGCGAGCTGGTCGTCACCGTCGTCGGCCGCTGGCGGTCGGTCACCGGCGGCACGGACGGGCTCGCCGGCATCTCCCCGATCCGCCCGTTCTGGGGGCTGCCGGTCCTCGCCACCGACCGGGCCCGCTACCTGTACACCCTGGTGGTCGTCGCGGTGGCGGTCGGCGCCCTGCTGCTGGTCCTGCGGACCAGGGTGGGCCTGGTGCTGCGCGCCGGCCGCGACGACGAGGCCCGGCTGCGGGCCAGCGGGCACCGGATCGCCGCCCACGTCGCCGGCGTGCACATCGCCGCCGGGGCGATCGCCGGGGGCGCGGGCTCACTGCTCGTGGTCGCCCAGCAGTACGTCTCACCGGCCGACTTCAGTTTCGACACGTCCGCCCTGCTGCTGCTCGGCGTGGTGATCGGCGGCACCGCGTCGGTCGGCGGCGCCCTGCTCGGCGCGGCGCTCGTCATCGCCGCCCGGGACTGGCTGTTCGGCCTGCTCCCCGGCCAGGCGCCGTTGGTGCTGGGCGCGGTCTTCATCGCGACCGTCTATCTGCTGCCCGGCCCCGGGCACGGGCGGTCACGCCGGTGGGGCCGGCCGCACCCCGGTATCCGTCCGCGCCCGTCGGGGCCTCGCCCGGCCCGCGAGCCCGTCCGGACGGAGGTACGGGCATGA
- a CDS encoding roadblock/LC7 domain-containing protein — translation MTDHQDLGWLLDSFAERATEVSHAIAISSDGLMVAATRDLPPDRADQLAATGSGLVSLLRGAAAFFDAGAVISNVTQLEGGFMFSMAFNDGASLLVLASPHCDVGKVSYEMTELANRIGDALTPAARAALSRSR, via the coding sequence GTGACCGACCACCAGGACCTCGGTTGGCTGCTGGACAGCTTCGCCGAACGCGCGACCGAGGTCAGCCACGCGATCGCCATCTCCAGCGACGGCCTGATGGTGGCCGCCACCCGGGACCTGCCGCCGGACCGCGCCGACCAGCTCGCCGCCACCGGCAGCGGCCTGGTGAGCCTGCTCCGCGGCGCGGCCGCGTTCTTCGACGCCGGCGCCGTGATCTCCAACGTCACCCAGCTCGAGGGCGGATTCATGTTCTCGATGGCCTTCAACGACGGCGCGTCCCTGCTGGTGCTCGCCTCGCCGCACTGTGACGTCGGCAAGGTCTCGTACGAGATGACCGAGCTGGCCAACCGCATCGGCGACGCCCTCACCCCGGCCGCCCGGGCGGCGCTCAGCCGCAGCCGCTGA